Below is a genomic region from Prochlorococcus marinus str. MIT 0918.
CGCAGAAATAGATGTAAGAGATATTCTGGCCATTCCTGGCAAAAAGCTCTAAGACAACTAATTTAGTTAGCAGAGATTTTTTTGTAAACAGCTTGAACAAGCTGCTGTAAAGGCTTGAAAGGATTGAGTTCCATTGATCTAAACAATTCCAGGAATGATTTGACCTGTAGTTAGATATGCGCCAACAGCAGCCCAAAATCCCATCATTGCAGCCCATCCATTAATGCGTTCTGCAAGAAGCTTTTCAGGCTCAACTTTTGACTTTTGCGTTAGTTTGTTCATCTTGATAAAATTCATTTAGTGCTGAAGTGAGCCGAATCAGCTCGCCTGTAAAGAACTATAACAGATTATATTACGGAATGTGAAGCCTTGTCTCTTTTTTAGGCAAATAAATAAAGATCCATACCTCTAAATCAACTGTGAGAAAAGAGTTATTTCTATTATAAAAATTTTTTATATCAAACTTTTATTAGTCTAATCTTACTTATTGAGGAGCAATTAAAAGGATTACTATAAATTAGTCCTAAAAACTAATTATACTAATTAAAATTTAATTTTCTAATTATATCAACATGAATCCTTTTAACCTTTAAAGACTAAAGTGAGCTAAAAAACAACTAAGCACTTTTGGCAATTTGAATAATCTATGGGTAGATTCATAAATTACTAGAACATATTTTGATTTTGGAAGGTATTAATATATGAATTATGATTATTACATCTAAGATTATTTCTAAATGTTTTAACGAGATGGTTCAGGTAAAACACAACTCAGGCTATATATAGTTACAAGCCATATCCACCCTCTTCTCCATTCTCCTAGACCAACCTTATTAATTGGTTTGTAATTTGGGTTCATATACAGCTCCATTACAAACCCCTACAGCGAGAGATTCTTTAGCATTTTGATTCCATTCCTTTAAATCTTGTGCCTCGTTAATCCATGAAACTGTGCTATCAAAACAACGATTCCAATAAGTAGCCTGTCTAGACAGAGGTATTAATTCTATTGCAATGCAAGACACTCCTAGAGCCAGGACGCCAAAAAATGCTTTCTGTAATGAGCTTTCTATTCCACTATGCATGAATTTAGCCTTTATAAAAATATGTTTTGAGGTAATCTACAATCCTATCTCTTATGTGTAAAAAAATCTTTCTAAATGGGCTTACTATTTAGAAAAACTGGTTTAAATAGTTTTAACACTTAAACCAGTCTTCTTGCAAAAAAATAACTAACCCGTTGGAATCTGTTGTAAGAGCTTGATAATATTCTGCTGATGAGCTTTGTACTCCTTGTCAAATTGAGTTCGATAGTCGCCAATTAATTCTTCCATAGTAGGTATTGATACTGAGTCGACAAAATCTTGGACATAGTCCGATGT
It encodes:
- a CDS encoding high light inducible protein encodes the protein MNKLTQKSKVEPEKLLAERINGWAAMMGFWAAVGAYLTTGQIIPGIV